A part of Candidatus Moraniibacteriota bacterium genomic DNA contains:
- a CDS encoding ribonuclease J → MTESSFVSPSSPSSGAAASGAPRRSRNFPRRRPFGENRQNNQNRPTSQSVSSSGMSESHNHRQGFPRTPSRENRQSESSRKPLDLGSISSFLAEPLRNISFERDRKFVVSSASSSPRQSTPLSPRSDRQERSAPSFHGKGRQANRPARAQHSGGQRLASRPGEGADDTSEMSKKTARKFAAARREPKPFIFDRNEGGTVPPIGKGLLRVIPIGGQEEVGRNMTVFEYENDIVIVDMGVQWPEADMPGIDYIVPNISYLKGKEKNIRGVIFTHGHLDHIGAAPILLKELNYPPIIGRDLTIALIKRKVEDHEQGSTSRLKIVPIRSLTDAIQLGAFRAKFFEVEHSIMDAVGVVLETPEGSIIHMGDWTIGKDPINPKPITYTHLADLPKPTILMLESLGALKSGDPPSEREVHQNLKNLLETAPGRIILATFASQVQRIAYIIEYAERIGKKVALEGYSMKMNMEIAKELGYLKAKKETIITVNDIHKYPDNQVLVICTGAQGELNAALSKIVTDNHRFIKLQKKDTIVFSSSVIPGNERSIQRLKDNLYRKCDNVLHSETLDTQGVHLDIHIGGHSTAKGIEEMLRQVRPTFFLPVYANHYFLKEAAKIAGRIGFPAERVFVLDNGGILEVQKGEAKVFPKKADSSYVFIDGLGVGDIGHVVLRDRQMLAQDGMIAITVVIDSKTKKIIGSIQITSRGFIHVKENFDLVNETKRKVTKIVKDSTSRDTSLDWNLVRNNIRDTVGQFLFMKTERRPMVLPVIVEA, encoded by the coding sequence TCTCAATCAGTGTCCTCTTCAGGTATGTCCGAGTCGCATAATCATCGGCAGGGATTCCCTCGCACTCCTTCTCGCGAGAATCGTCAGAGTGAGTCTAGTCGGAAGCCACTTGATTTGGGGTCTATCTCGTCTTTTCTTGCGGAGCCACTTCGGAATATTTCTTTTGAACGTGATCGGAAGTTTGTTGTATCGTCCGCGTCTTCATCACCGAGACAGTCCACACCTCTTTCACCGAGATCGGATCGTCAAGAGAGATCTGCCCCATCGTTTCATGGGAAGGGTCGACAGGCGAATCGACCGGCAAGGGCTCAGCATTCGGGTGGGCAGAGACTGGCGAGTCGCCCGGGGGAAGGAGCAGATGACACCTCGGAAATGTCGAAGAAGACCGCTCGTAAATTCGCAGCAGCACGACGCGAGCCGAAGCCGTTTATCTTTGATAGAAATGAAGGTGGCACGGTGCCACCGATTGGCAAGGGATTGCTTCGTGTCATCCCGATTGGTGGCCAGGAAGAAGTTGGGCGGAATATGACGGTTTTCGAATACGAGAATGATATCGTTATTGTCGATATGGGCGTGCAGTGGCCGGAGGCGGATATGCCCGGTATAGACTATATCGTGCCAAACATTAGCTATCTCAAAGGAAAAGAAAAGAATATTCGCGGTGTTATCTTTACGCATGGACACCTCGATCATATTGGCGCGGCGCCGATTCTTCTCAAGGAATTAAACTATCCGCCAATTATCGGTCGTGATCTGACGATTGCGCTTATCAAACGAAAGGTGGAGGATCATGAACAGGGGTCTACATCACGCCTCAAAATTGTGCCCATACGATCACTCACAGACGCGATACAGCTCGGCGCCTTTCGAGCAAAGTTTTTCGAAGTAGAGCATTCTATCATGGATGCAGTCGGCGTGGTTCTTGAAACGCCAGAAGGGTCCATTATTCATATGGGCGACTGGACTATCGGCAAAGACCCAATCAATCCCAAGCCGATTACCTATACGCATCTCGCCGATCTTCCCAAGCCGACGATACTGATGCTTGAGAGTTTGGGAGCGTTGAAGTCCGGTGATCCGCCGTCGGAGAGGGAAGTGCACCAGAACCTCAAGAATCTCTTGGAAACGGCGCCGGGGCGCATCATTCTCGCGACATTTGCCTCACAGGTGCAGCGCATCGCCTATATCATCGAGTATGCTGAGCGAATCGGGAAGAAAGTGGCGCTCGAAGGCTACAGCATGAAGATGAACATGGAAATCGCCAAGGAGCTCGGGTATCTCAAAGCGAAGAAGGAAACTATTATCACCGTGAATGATATTCATAAGTATCCTGATAATCAGGTGCTCGTGATTTGCACGGGCGCGCAAGGTGAACTCAATGCAGCGCTGTCCAAGATTGTTACTGACAATCATCGATTCATCAAATTGCAGAAAAAAGACACGATTGTTTTTTCATCCTCAGTAATTCCTGGAAATGAGCGAAGCATTCAGCGCCTCAAAGACAATCTTTACCGAAAGTGTGACAATGTGCTCCACAGTGAGACGCTTGATACGCAGGGGGTGCATCTCGACATTCACATTGGTGGACACTCGACTGCAAAGGGCATTGAGGAAATGCTGCGCCAGGTTCGTCCGACATTCTTCTTGCCTGTCTATGCCAATCATTACTTCCTCAAAGAGGCAGCGAAGATTGCTGGTCGGATAGGATTTCCAGCGGAGCGCGTTTTCGTACTCGACAATGGTGGCATTCTCGAAGTGCAGAAAGGCGAAGCAAAAGTATTTCCGAAGAAGGCGGACTCAAGCTATGTCTTTATCGATGGGCTTGGTGTCGGCGATATCGGGCACGTGGTTTTGCGTGATCGGCAGATGCTTGCTCAGGATGGCATGATTGCGATTACGGTTGTCATTGATTCGAAAACGAAGAAAATAATCGGTTCGATACAGATTACCTCGCGCGGCTTCATCCATGTGAAAGAAAACTTCGATCTTGTGAATGAGACAAAACGAAAGGTGACCAAGATTGTGAAAGATTCGACGTCGAGGGACACGTCGCTTGACTGGAATCTCGTACGGAATAATATTCGCGATACAGTCGGGCAATTCCTCTTCATGAAGACAGAGCGGCGTCCGATGGTGCTCCCTGTAATAGTGGAAGCATAG
- the mgtA gene encoding magnesium-translocating P-type ATPase, which translates to MDHTASSPTEELFPGLSSHEVKDRSERYGENVLAPRRRINPVVSFLKEFTSPLLIILLAVSFVSFFFLGQRTNATIIFAMVLISAVVDFANTFRSERAVERLAERVKTLSRVRRNGKEKEIDARSLVPDDIVLLSAGSLIPADAEVLEARDFFVNQSAFTGESFPTEKRPLGQRSPADRITERDDRVFMGTSVVSGFATVRILLIGKETEYGKIASHVSEEKGETDFERNIRGFSLFVMRLNFVLVGLVLLVNTLLGRDFVESLTFSIAIAIGLTPELLPVMLSVSLARGSVRMAKKHAIVKNLSSIQNFGSMTVLCTDKTGTLTQDKITLIKHIDGDGRDSEEVFLYSYLNSAYQTGVKNPLDRAIVEHGKPDISAYEKVDEVPFDFVRRRESLVVAKRGEKILTTKGAPEHVLPIVSSIRIAGKNIPMDAVRRTLLQQSAETLFGEGFRVLAIATKTLDADDYTYNAADESDMTFVGFAAFLDPPKKDAMQTIQELSDLGVSVKILTGDSDTLTRKICADIGIPVLGTVLGKDIDRLSASEVAILALKTTIFARVTPAEKERIIQSLRTLPNTVVGYMGDGINDVTALHAADIGISVENAVPVAKDAANIILLEKSFSVLKDGIEEGRKTFQNTLKYIRMWISSNFGNMFSMMGASAVLPFLPMSPQQILLNNFLYDSSQVGLPMDHVDKESITRPARWNFRGIRRFMIIFGTISSVFDFLTFGALFLFFGLSEGAFQTGWFLESLATQILVIFIVRTRHIPFFRSIPGGFLIANTLLVLAVGWIIALSPFGRIFGFELLPFPVFLTIFTITIAYLATVEIAKRIFEKTVQLEG; encoded by the coding sequence ATGGATCATACGGCGTCTTCTCCGACTGAAGAATTATTTCCGGGACTTTCATCGCATGAAGTGAAGGATCGTTCGGAGCGTTATGGCGAGAACGTGCTTGCACCTCGTCGACGTATCAATCCTGTCGTTTCTTTCCTTAAAGAATTCACAAGTCCACTGTTGATTATCTTGCTTGCGGTTTCTTTTGTTTCTTTCTTCTTTCTCGGACAGCGGACAAACGCCACCATTATTTTTGCCATGGTGCTTATCTCTGCTGTGGTTGATTTTGCTAATACGTTTCGATCGGAGCGCGCGGTGGAGCGACTTGCTGAGCGAGTGAAGACACTGTCTCGAGTTCGTCGCAACGGCAAGGAAAAAGAAATAGACGCACGCAGTCTCGTGCCGGATGATATTGTCCTTCTCTCAGCGGGGAGTCTCATCCCAGCTGATGCGGAAGTGCTTGAGGCGCGAGATTTCTTCGTCAATCAGTCGGCATTTACCGGTGAGTCATTCCCGACAGAGAAGCGACCGCTCGGGCAAAGAAGTCCTGCTGATCGCATCACCGAGCGAGATGATCGGGTATTCATGGGGACAAGTGTTGTTTCTGGATTCGCAACTGTGCGAATCCTGCTGATAGGTAAGGAGACTGAATATGGGAAGATTGCTTCGCATGTTTCCGAAGAAAAGGGTGAGACGGATTTCGAGCGGAATATTCGCGGGTTTAGTCTCTTTGTCATGCGACTCAATTTCGTTTTGGTAGGGCTGGTGCTTTTGGTGAATACACTTCTTGGACGTGACTTTGTTGAATCACTCACCTTTTCTATTGCAATTGCTATCGGTCTTACGCCTGAGCTTTTGCCGGTGATGCTCTCAGTGTCGCTTGCTCGCGGTTCAGTACGCATGGCGAAGAAGCATGCCATTGTGAAAAACTTGTCGTCGATTCAAAACTTTGGCAGTATGACGGTGCTTTGTACTGACAAGACGGGCACTCTCACACAAGACAAAATCACACTTATCAAACATATCGACGGCGATGGACGCGACTCGGAAGAAGTCTTCCTCTACTCATATCTCAACAGCGCCTATCAAACGGGTGTCAAAAATCCACTTGATCGGGCTATTGTGGAACACGGGAAGCCGGATATTTCTGCGTATGAAAAAGTGGATGAAGTGCCGTTTGATTTTGTACGTCGGCGCGAGTCTTTGGTTGTCGCAAAGCGTGGCGAAAAGATATTGACTACCAAGGGTGCGCCGGAACATGTGTTGCCGATTGTGTCTTCCATTCGCATTGCCGGGAAGAATATTCCCATGGATGCGGTGCGCCGGACGTTGCTCCAGCAATCAGCGGAGACGTTGTTTGGGGAAGGGTTCCGTGTGTTGGCAATTGCGACCAAGACGCTCGACGCCGATGACTATACCTACAATGCTGCGGATGAGTCGGATATGACTTTTGTCGGGTTTGCCGCATTTCTTGATCCTCCGAAGAAAGATGCGATGCAGACGATTCAAGAGCTTTCTGATCTCGGTGTCTCGGTGAAGATTCTCACGGGGGATAGCGATACACTCACGCGGAAGATTTGCGCGGACATTGGTATACCGGTCTTGGGGACGGTTCTTGGAAAAGATATCGATCGACTTTCTGCGTCGGAAGTGGCAATACTCGCTCTCAAGACAACTATTTTTGCTCGTGTGACACCGGCGGAGAAAGAGCGCATCATCCAATCGCTTCGTACGCTTCCCAACACCGTTGTTGGCTATATGGGTGATGGTATCAATGATGTGACCGCGCTTCACGCGGCAGATATCGGCATCTCGGTCGAGAACGCCGTGCCCGTCGCCAAAGACGCGGCAAATATCATTCTCCTTGAGAAGAGTTTCTCGGTCCTCAAGGATGGTATCGAAGAGGGACGGAAGACGTTTCAAAACACGCTCAAATATATCCGCATGTGGATTTCGTCGAATTTCGGAAACATGTTTTCGATGATGGGCGCTTCGGCGGTTCTCCCATTTCTCCCGATGAGTCCTCAGCAGATTCTCCTCAACAACTTCCTCTACGATTCGTCGCAGGTGGGGCTTCCGATGGATCATGTCGACAAGGAATCTATCACGCGCCCGGCGCGATGGAACTTCCGCGGTATTCGTCGATTCATGATTATCTTTGGAACGATTAGCTCGGTCTTTGATTTCCTGACATTTGGTGCGCTCTTCTTATTCTTTGGCCTGAGTGAAGGTGCTTTCCAGACTGGCTGGTTTCTGGAATCCTTGGCGACGCAAATTCTCGTCATCTTCATCGTCCGAACGCGGCACATACCGTTCTTCCGCAGTATCCCAGGTGGATTTCTTATTGCCAATACACTGCTTGTTCTTGCTGTCGGCTGGATCATTGCGCTCTCGCCATTTGGGCGTATCTTTGGTTTCGAGCTCCTACCGTTTCCTGTTTTCCTCACCATATTCACCATCACCATTGCCTACCTCGCCACAGTCGAAATCGCCAAGCGAATCTTCGAGAAGACCGTGCAATTGGAGGGGTAA